The genomic interval ACGAAAAGGTCTTATTGCAGCATGTTTGCTTGTGGTGCTTGTAGGCGCAGCAATGTATTTTTCCAATCTTACAAATCGCGCAAAGAAAGCGGAGCAGTCGTCTATTGAAGACGTACAGCAGGCTGCAGCCAACGTACTGCCTGAATTGTCAGCTTGGATTGTGGACTGGCAGTGGAAGCAGGGAATTGAGGACCTGAGTATTATTAAAGGTGAATTAACAAGCTTGCAGTTGTTTGCGGCCTATTTTGATTATAAGGATAGTCTTTATTTTACGGATAAGTTCCAGCAGGCGTTGCCTGAAATCATGAAGATTTATAAGAAGAACGAACAGATGCAGCTCTATCTGACGGTAGTAAATGACCAGTTTAAAGAAAATGGTGAGTCTGTTCAGAAGGATTCGAGTTTAATTAAGCGGCTAGTAGAGACGGAGAAAAGCCGCAAAAAACATGTAGATGAATTGATTGCAGCCGTTGATCAATTTGGCTTGAACGGAATTGAGATCGATTATGAGCGAGTCGAGGAAGAAGACTGGGAACGGATGCTGCTTTTCTACTCGGAGCTTCATACTCGTTTGCAGAAAAGCGGGAAGTCGCTTCGAATCATTTTGGAACCAAGAGCTCCTATTGAACAATTAAAGCTTCCGGAAGGCCCGGAATATGTCATGATGGCTTATAACCTATATGGCTCACACAGCGAACCAGGACCAAAAGCGGATGAAGCTTTTATTGAACAATTGGCAACCAGAATGGAAGTACTGCCTGGCAGTCCGTATATGGCTTTCTCGGTTGGCGGGTTCGATTGGCATGAGGATGGCAAGGTTGAAGCTTTGACTGAGGAGCGAGCGGGGCTGCTGCTAAAGCAAACGGGCAGTAAAGCGCAGCGCGATCAAGCGAGCGGCAGCATGTTTTTTGAATATACTGATGCTGAGGCCAACAATATGAAGCATACCGTGTGGTACGCAGATGAAGTGACATTATCTCGTTGGATAAATACTGCAAAAGCGAACGGAATTAGCAAGGCGGCGATTTGGAGGTTAGGCGAAATAGAGATGGAATCTCTGACTAATTTGAAGCTGTATATGCAATAAAATAAGGAATAACAAAGTGCTTCCGAAGCTTATGAGAATAGCTGCGGAAGCACTTTTCTTTAGTACTGAAATATTCCATTGACAATGATTATCAATAGCGAATATACTTCATTTTAGGACAAAAACAGAGTGGGGAGCAATTTTAATGAAGTATAAATTAATGACTTTTTTACTGGCTTGTACGGTAGTATTTACAGGCTGCGGCTCAAATGATGCAGTTAAGAATGAGCCTAAACAAGCAGAAGGCAATTCCGCAAGCGGTGCTGTCGTCTCGGACGAGGTTTGGGCACCTATTCTGGAGAGCTATCGTCAGTTTACTATTGAGCAAGCCGATACTTTCATATTAGAAACAGAGAAGTTTGTAACAGCTGTGAAGAGCGGGGATGTTGAGGCGGCGAAAAAGCTGTATGCGCCGACACGCATGTACTTTGAACGTATTGAGCCAATAGCTGAAGCGATTGGCGACCTCGATCCAAATATTGATGCGCGTGAGAATGACGTGGAAGACAAGGACTGGCGCGGATTCCACCGCATTGAGCAGGCGCTGTGGGAGAAGAACTCAACAGAGGGTATGGGTGAGTATGCAGACCGCTTGCTGGAGGATGTAAAGCTGCTTCGCGCTTTGATGGAGACTGTTGAGGTTGAGCCAAGTTTGCTTGTAACGGGAGCGGTAGAGCTGCTTAATGAGGTATCCGCTTCGAAGGTGACGGGCGAGGAAGAACGTTATTCACACACGGATCTGTACGACTTTGCAGCTAACGTGGAAGGTGCAGACAAAATCTATCAGCTGGTTAAGGCTGAATTGAACAAAAAGGATGCTGCGCTGGATGAGCAAATCGGCAAAGGATTTGCTGATCTTGAGCAAGCCTTGTCAGCTTACAAATCAGGTGATGGCTATGTTTCCTATCTAGATTTGAAAGAGGAAGATACAAAGAAGCTAAGCCAGCTGATTGATGCGCTTGCCGAGCCGCTTTCTCAAATGGGTACAATATTGGAGGCTTAACAACATGACGGAACCTTTTAATTCCAATCAAAATGAGGGCAAGCCCAACATAGATGCTAAAAAAATCAGCCGTAGAGACCTACTACGGCTGGCAGGTGTTGGCGGAGCTGGACTGCTGCTCGGAGCAGCTGGTGTTGGAGGCTTGTTCCAAACGCAGGAACGCAGCGCGGCTAAGCCCGCTTCCAAGGCAGTCAAAGCAGATAAAGACCAAATTGTCAGCTTTTATGGCAAGCATCAGGCTGGAATTACGACGCCGGCACAAGACTTTATTTTATTCGCTGCCTTTGATTTAACGGCGAGTACACTGGATGAGGTGCGTAAGTTATTTCAAGCATGGACGAGTGCAGCAGCATCCATGACAAACGGTGAAATGCTCGGCAAAACTAACGATAATTTAAATCTTCCTCCATCAGATACGGGTGAAGCAGAAGGTCTGCTGCCATCTCGTACTACGATTACTTTCGGTGTGGGTTCGTCATTTTTTGATGCAAGATATGGATTAGCGAGCAATAGGCCAGCTGCTCTTGCTGATATGCCTGCTTTTGGCGGTGATGAGCTGCGAGAGGAATGGTCAGGCGGTGATATTGGCGTTCAAGTGAATGCTAATGATATGCAAATTGCATTCCATGCGATCCGCAATCTAGCTCGTATAGCTAGAGGGAAAGCGGTGCTCCGCTGGACGCAGGAAGGGTTCCAGCGTACAAGCGGTGCTGATCCAGCGAATGCTACGCCTCGGAACCTGATGGGCTTTAGGGATGGAACAGGCAATCCAGACGTTAACGATGATGGGGAAATGAACAAGGTCGTGTGGGCAGCCGCAGCTGATGGCACGCCGTGGATGGATAAGGGCAGCTATATGGTCGTAAGGCGTATTCGCATGCGCATTGAGGTATGGGATCGTTCGACGCTCGGGGATCAGGAGTCAACCTTTGGCCGCCACCGAGACAGCGGTGCCCCGCTTGGCGGAGCGCATGAGTTCGACAAGCTTGATTTGGAGAAGAAAGACGAGAAGGGCAAACCGGTGCTTCCGATGAATTCGCATGTGCGTCTAGCTCATGGCGATGGATCGGTAAAAATATTGCGCCGCTCCTACTCGTATTCAAGTGGAATGGATCACAAAACCGGGCAGCTGGATGCGGGCTTGTTGTTTATTTGTTTTAACCGCGACTCACGGAAACAATTTATTCCGATGCAGACTAAGCTTGGGCAAAGCGACCTAATGAATGAGTATGTCGTTCATACGGGTAGTGCGATGTTTGCTTGTTTTCCAGGTGTTCGTGAAGGCGGATATATCGGAGAAACGTTATTTTAAATCATGATGTTGCTCGGTTAGGGTTGGGTAGAAAATAGCTCTTTATGATGAAAGGGGCGGACGTCTATGTTCGCACAAAATGACGGAATGAAACAGTGGGGTATTCGTTTCATTTCTTTTTTTGTACTGATGATATTGATGTTAGGGAGCAGCGGATTATATACGTTTGCTGAAGGTGCGCAATCCACCGAGCTTGATCGTTTGCTTCCGCTCGTTGGCGGTGCTCTTGTTGAAGCAGGTCAAGGAAAATGGAAGGAAGCGGCAGCTCATATTGATGATGCTTCGGCTAAGTGGAAGCAGCTTGAGCCTGCGGCAACGAAGGAATCGGCAGCGGTGGATTCTGCGCTTGCGGGAGCTATAAAAGCTTTAGCAGCGCCGGAAAGCGATGCTGATGCTGCCAAAGCTACGTTATCCCTACTAGCGAAGGCACTTAATAAATACGTGAAGAGCGTTCAAGACGCACCGGCGACTCAGCTAACTGGTCAAGATGCGGCTGTCAGCATACTTCCTTTGGCAGAGAAGCTGCTTGCAAGCATTCAAGCAGGCGACTTGGACAAGGCATATGCTGGATATCGTGAAATGAATAATAGTTGGCTTAAGGTTGAGCCTGCTATTCGAGCGGATCATTTCAACGTTTACAGCGGCTTGGAAACGAAGATGAGCATGCTTCGCATTGCTGTTCAAGCTGATCCTCCGAGAACCGAACAAGCGAAAACAGAAGCGTTGGCACTCATTCAGCTTATTAAGGATTATCGCGATGGGAAAATAGTGACTGTGGCTAAGGAGTCGGGCATAACGGTAGCCGATGCTGTGGACATCCTAAATCAGGCGTTAAATGATGTCCAGCAAGGACATTATCCAGAAGCGGCTGGACAGATGGAAGCTTTTATCGTGCAGTGGCCTGCGATTGAGGGTGTGGTTGCCCTGCGTTCGGCTGCTATCTATAGCAGTATGGAGATTGGAATGGCTGAGGCGGGCGGGTATTTGCTCTCCGATCCTCCAGCGGCAGATAAGGCGGAGCAGCTTATAGCCCAGATGCTGGGGCAGCTAGAGCCAATGATGCAGGATACCCGTTACACCGCTTGGGATGCGGGGATGATTTTGCTGCGCGAGGGTCTTGAAGCCATTCTTGTATTATCTGCTTTACTTGCGTACTTGCAGCGTACCGGCAATCAAGATAAGCGCAAATGGGTATGGTCTGGCGTATGGGTTGGACTTCTGCTTAGCGGTATTATGGCTGTTGTGCTAACGTATGCCATTGCTCAGGTCGCAGCTGGAAGTGCGCGTGAGTCGATTGAAGGCTTTGCTGGCTTACTATCCGTTATTCTAATGATTACAGTTGGCAATTGGCTGCACAATAAGTCTAATATGAACAATTGGAATCAATACATCGATAAACAAATGGGCAGTGCGCTCGCAAGAGGAAGCCTATGGTCACTATTTGCTGTTTCGGGTCTAGCGATCTTCCGCGAAGGTGCGGAGACGACGATTTTTTATGTCGGGATGGCGCCGTCTATCGATCCGCTGCAGCTGGCTCTCGGATTCGGCGTTACGTTCATCTTGCTGATTGCACTTGGCTTTGCGATTATTAAATTTAGCGCGAAGCTTCCCATACGGCCATTTTTCCTTGTTGCATCCGCATTAATCTATTATCTCGTTGTTCGCTTCCTTGGCGAGAGCATACATTCCTTGCAGGTATCAGGGTGGGTGCCGTCGCATACTGCTTCAGGCGTACCGACTATAGGGGCGTTGGGCGTATATCCGACTTGGGAAACTACACTGCCTCAGCTTGCGGTGCTAGTGTATATTATCGTAAAGATAAGTATAACGCAGCTGCGCAAAGCGGCATCACCCGGTAAAGCAGCAGAAGCCAAATAACGATGTAATGGAGCTGTTCCAAGAGCAGATATAATCTGTTTTTGGGGCAGCTCATTTTTTATTGATGCTTCATTATTATAAAATTGTGGTTAAGTTTAGTATGTAAGGAAAAGTAATTACTCATAGCTTGCCAATAGGCGAATGGATTAGGTTTGTGGTATGATTTTTGAAAAGGGAGGAATCGGTATGAAAGGTCCGGGAATTCTTATTTCCGCATTAGTATTCGCGCTTCTTATCGCGATATTTGCGGTTATCAATATCGATTCGGTACATGTAAACTTTTTGTTTACGAAGGCAACCCTTCCGCTCATTCTCGTCATATTGGGATCGACGCTGCTTGGCGGCTTAACCGTAGGCCTGCTGGGGATGATTCGTCAGATTCGCTTGCAGCGAACCGTCAAATCATTAGAGAAGCAGCTTGCTGAATTTACAACCGAAGCGGAACTTCTTGGTTTATCCAAGGCAACGATCCGTACGGAGCCGAGCGAAGAGGCGGCTGTTTCACAAAAGGAATAATATAGTTATCAGATCGTGAGGCCATTAATGTTTATTTATACGTATGCATGCCATGAGGATGAAGCGGCATTGTGTGAGCTGGAGCTGCAAGTCTTATTCGGCGAGAAGCCCAAACAAGGCGTTGTCAGAAGTCAGCATAAGCTATCGGTTGATCGCAGCCCTTTCGTAAAACGGCGTATAGCCGTCATGCTGGAAGCTAACAGTATGGAAGAACTGATCGTTATGCTTCCGTCAATTGAGCTGGGTGGGAAAACATTCAAGGTTGTTTATACGCAAGGCGATGAAGCCTTCACCTTTGATGAGCAAAGACAGCTCGAGAGAGCTGCTGGTGCGGTTATTCATGGCAAGGCCGATATGCGCAAAGCGGAGCAGCTGTTTGGTTTAATGAAGCTTTATGGTCGCTGGTACTTTGGACCGCTGGAAGAGAACGGAGCTGTATGGCTGAGGCATCAGAATAAGCCGCAAAATTATTCCACTGCACTGCCAACAAGAGCAGCTCGTGCGATCGTGAATCTTGCGGCTGGGCAAGCAGCAGAACAGCTTAAGCTTATTGATCCGTGCTGTGGAATGGGAACCGTTCTGATTGAAGGCATGTCAATGGGAATCGACATTGAGGGGTTGGATCTCAATCCGCTTGCCGTGCGAGGCGCGCGCGTAAATCTTGCTCATTTTGGTTATCCAGACCGAGTAAGACTTGGCGATATGCGGCTTCTCGAAGGACATTACGATGCTGCCATTGTAGATATGCCATACAATTTGTGCTCTGTCTTGCCAGAAAGCGAGCAGCTTGTTATGCTTGAGAGTGTAAGAAGGTGGGCGAAGCGAGCGGTTATTGTCACAACTGATCCAATGATGAGGCAGTTAGAGCTGGCATCTTGGAGGATCATAAAAACCACAACCCTGAGTAAAGCCTCTTTTACCAGATATATAAGTGTAGTAGAATAAGAATTATGTAGCGCATGAAACGAGGTGAACCTATGTCTACAATCGAACAAAACGAATCCCAAGAGGAGCCTAAGAAGCTGACTCAAGCGGAGAAAGCGAAGCAATTGCTCGCTCAGAAGAAACAAGCGAAAGCTGGAGGAGCTCCAGGCCAATCGCATCTTTCTACGGGGACGCAGGCACTGAAGAGCCAGAACACGAAGAAAGTTAACAATCAGCGTAAAAAAATGGGTGTATAGCTGTCGGTTCCAACTTTTTTTTGAAATGCAGCAATAGCAACAATGAAGGACGCCAGCTGGTAACAGCTAGGCGTTTTTCTTATATAATAATATAAGAAGCAGGTTAGTCAGCGTGGAGGTTCACGGGGTTCTTGCCTAAATTTACTGAAATAACAACAAAAGGAAAGAATGAATCAATCGACTATCCCGCATAATGAATATACACGGATGAATTAGAAAAAATAATAAAACATGAAAATGAATAACGTTTAAGTTAATTACGGAGGGATTCGTTATGACGGCGACCAAACCATCACGAATGAGTATTTATTTGCTTGCCGGTGTCGCAACATCCAATAGCATATTTACGGAATGCAAGGTTAAGCTGGAACAAATGTTTCAATCCGATGGTGTCGATCCAGCTATCCACGTCATATTTCCTTATGGCGATGCCAGTCGCAGCTTGGTTAGACAAGTGCTAGAGGTGAAAAGCGACTTGTCCAACCGTTTAACGGCTGGTCGGATCGGCGGACAACATGCGCTGGAGAAAATCAAACAAACGATGAGCAGCGAGCGTTTATTGCTGATTGGACACAGCGGCGGCGGTGCCGCTGCTTATCAAGCGGCAAAAATGCTTTATGAGCAGGATCAAATCGAGGATTTTCGAATTGTGCAAATTGGTTCACCAAGAACGCCGATCGAGCCAAAGCTTCAGGAGCGCGTTAGTTATTTTCATTCCATCGACAGCTTAGGCAAGCTTAATGACCCGATTAGCCGAATTGGTACTTGGGGCGGATGGAGCATAAGCAAATATGCGATGCCAAGGTGGAATCGCATGAAGTACGCGCCAGGCTATGTTGAAGGAATTCCTACTGTGGGCGGGCATGCGGATTATTTTCGCCATACGGAGGATTTTAGCGACCAAGAGGCCGTTTGCAATCTAGATAAAACAGTGGACCGCGTGCGGGGTTGGTTGAAAGGATGGGTCTGATCCTATACACTAAGGTGAGAGTAAGCAGCAGCTTCTAGAGTGAGATGCTTACGACTTAGGAGGTGAAGGACCCATGGCCAATACACATACGTACACAAAGAAAGAAGAAATTGCGAATGCCGTCACACATGGGATTGGGGCTGCACTCAGCATTGCGGCACTCGTCGTGTTGATCGTATTCGCGGCAACGAAGGGAACGGCCTTTCATGTTGTCAGCTTTACTATATATGGATCAGCCATGCTGCTGCTGTATGCAGCCTCTACGCTCGTGCACAGCTTCCCTGAGGGAAAAGCGAAGCGGGTATTTGAATCACTTGATCATTCGTTTATTTACGTCTTTATAGCAGGAACTTATACGCCGATATTGTTCCATATCGTGCAAGGTACGCTTGGCTGGGTACTATTTGGGATCGTTTGGGGAGCGGCATTAATCGGTGTAGCGTTTAAAGCTTTTTTTGCATCACGATTTTTATTCACATCAACGATCATTTATATCGCAATGGGATGGATTATCGTATTTGCTTGGAAGCCGCTTACAACGCATCTAGCTCCAGGAGGGGTGCAGCTGCTCGTAACAGGGGGATTGCTGTACACATTCGGAACGATATTTTATATGTGGCGTGCCTTTCCTTACCATCACGCCGTATGGCATTTGTTTGTACTTGGCGGTTCAATTGTCCATTTCTTCGCTATACTGCTATATGTTCTCCCAGCGAAATGACAAAGATTATTTGGACATAGAGAAGCAAATCTTACTCGCATGAAGCAAGCTGTGCGGGAGATGAGATTTGCTTTTTTTGTTTTTTTGTAGCAGCTCGGAATTAAACTTCAATTGCTGGGCACCAGCCTGGCGGCTCCGCGCAAATGGCCAAGGCAAAGGCAGGATCTTCTTGGGCAAGATCAGCGAAGTAGTTTGATAATATATGGTTTCCTGAGACAGAGCCCATACGGAACGAACGTTTCACCTCACCCTTTGCGTGCATATAGTAGTAAGTTTGTTTAGTCTTTGGCGATTGGTAAACGAGCGTAGGCAGATGGGGGACGATATCAAATTCGTTTTGAAAACGCCAATGGGTACCAATGGATGCGTTGTAGCTGCTTGCAAACTTGGGATCACCGACTCGAGGTGCTCCATACGTATATATAATGGGATCAGTAAAAGCAGTGTTGTTCGCGAGATCGAGAGCAGCAAGGGTTGCAAGTGCACCCCCAAGGCTGTGTCCTGTTATAAACAGCGGTCTGCCCTGTGGAAGCTGATTTATGATTTCAATGATTTGAGTACGTGCTGACATATAGATGTCGGTAAACCCCTTGTGCGTTAGACCGGCATTTTTGACTGGGCGGTAAGTCGTTTGCTGGGCAATGAAATCAGATACCCAATCCACTGCAGAGTTGCTGCCGCGAAAAGCGAGCACGGATGCACGTTCAGATGTTAAAACAAAACCGAATCGTTCATCGCTGTCGTCATATGCTCTAGCCGTAAATTCACTTACTAAGCTGTAGGTTCTAGGTACAAGAAATAATCCGTCCTTGTTGTTGTATTGCATGTACGTTTGTCCGCAAACCGCAGCCAAAAATAGAGCTGTTCGAAAATCGAGATCATGCGTGGCTAACGTGCCTCTCGTATTTGCTGTCATACCATCCCTCCGCTCATACAACTCCGGTTCTCCCGATGTTTGTAATATATGATCAGCCCTGCAGATGGGTACCAGCGGAAAAAAATGGACTTCTTAAGGCAGCTCCAAGTATAATCGGGGAATAACGCGATTATGAAAGGGGATTCATAAATGACTCTTCAAATAGGTATTGCAGGTACAGGATGGTTTGGCATGATGCATGCGGAGAAGCTCGCTAAGCTTGCCGGCATCAAGGTAACTGCTTTCTTAGCAACTAGCCAGCAAAAAGCAGATGCAGCAGCACAGCGCTTTGAGGGTGCACGCGGTTATGATTCTATACATCGCATGCTTGATGATCGTAAGCTTGATGCGGTATATATTTGTGTACCGCCATTTGCGCATGGAGAGATTGAATCTGCATTGCTTGAAAGAAGCATTCCCTTTCTTGTAGAGAAGCCGCTTGGAGTAGACGAGCAGCTGCCGTCTGAGATTTTGAAAGGAATCGAAGAGAAAAAG from Paenibacillus sp. FSL K6-3182 carries:
- a CDS encoding hemolysin III family protein; protein product: MANTHTYTKKEEIANAVTHGIGAALSIAALVVLIVFAATKGTAFHVVSFTIYGSAMLLLYAASTLVHSFPEGKAKRVFESLDHSFIYVFIAGTYTPILFHIVQGTLGWVLFGIVWGAALIGVAFKAFFASRFLFTSTIIYIAMGWIIVFAWKPLTTHLAPGGVQLLVTGGLLYTFGTIFYMWRAFPYHHAVWHLFVLGGSIVHFFAILLYVLPAK
- a CDS encoding lipase family protein encodes the protein MTANTRGTLATHDLDFRTALFLAAVCGQTYMQYNNKDGLFLVPRTYSLVSEFTARAYDDSDERFGFVLTSERASVLAFRGSNSAVDWVSDFIAQQTTYRPVKNAGLTHKGFTDIYMSARTQIIEIINQLPQGRPLFITGHSLGGALATLAALDLANNTAFTDPIIYTYGAPRVGDPKFASSYNASIGTHWRFQNEFDIVPHLPTLVYQSPKTKQTYYYMHAKGEVKRSFRMGSVSGNHILSNYFADLAQEDPAFALAICAEPPGWCPAIEV
- a CDS encoding FTR1 family protein codes for the protein MKQWGIRFISFFVLMILMLGSSGLYTFAEGAQSTELDRLLPLVGGALVEAGQGKWKEAAAHIDDASAKWKQLEPAATKESAAVDSALAGAIKALAAPESDADAAKATLSLLAKALNKYVKSVQDAPATQLTGQDAAVSILPLAEKLLASIQAGDLDKAYAGYREMNNSWLKVEPAIRADHFNVYSGLETKMSMLRIAVQADPPRTEQAKTEALALIQLIKDYRDGKIVTVAKESGITVADAVDILNQALNDVQQGHYPEAAGQMEAFIVQWPAIEGVVALRSAAIYSSMEIGMAEAGGYLLSDPPAADKAEQLIAQMLGQLEPMMQDTRYTAWDAGMILLREGLEAILVLSALLAYLQRTGNQDKRKWVWSGVWVGLLLSGIMAVVLTYAIAQVAAGSARESIEGFAGLLSVILMITVGNWLHNKSNMNNWNQYIDKQMGSALARGSLWSLFAVSGLAIFREGAETTIFYVGMAPSIDPLQLALGFGVTFILLIALGFAIIKFSAKLPIRPFFLVASALIYYLVVRFLGESIHSLQVSGWVPSHTASGVPTIGALGVYPTWETTLPQLAVLVYIIVKISITQLRKAASPGKAAEAK
- the efeO gene encoding iron uptake system protein EfeO is translated as MKYKLMTFLLACTVVFTGCGSNDAVKNEPKQAEGNSASGAVVSDEVWAPILESYRQFTIEQADTFILETEKFVTAVKSGDVEAAKKLYAPTRMYFERIEPIAEAIGDLDPNIDARENDVEDKDWRGFHRIEQALWEKNSTEGMGEYADRLLEDVKLLRALMETVEVEPSLLVTGAVELLNEVSASKVTGEEERYSHTDLYDFAANVEGADKIYQLVKAELNKKDAALDEQIGKGFADLEQALSAYKSGDGYVSYLDLKEEDTKKLSQLIDALAEPLSQMGTILEA
- a CDS encoding lipopolysaccharide assembly protein LapA domain-containing protein, which codes for MKGPGILISALVFALLIAIFAVINIDSVHVNFLFTKATLPLILVILGSTLLGGLTVGLLGMIRQIRLQRTVKSLEKQLAEFTTEAELLGLSKATIRTEPSEEAAVSQKE
- a CDS encoding RNA methyltransferase produces the protein MFIYTYACHEDEAALCELELQVLFGEKPKQGVVRSQHKLSVDRSPFVKRRIAVMLEANSMEELIVMLPSIELGGKTFKVVYTQGDEAFTFDEQRQLERAAGAVIHGKADMRKAEQLFGLMKLYGRWYFGPLEENGAVWLRHQNKPQNYSTALPTRAARAIVNLAAGQAAEQLKLIDPCCGMGTVLIEGMSMGIDIEGLDLNPLAVRGARVNLAHFGYPDRVRLGDMRLLEGHYDAAIVDMPYNLCSVLPESEQLVMLESVRRWAKRAVIVTTDPMMRQLELASWRIIKTTTLSKASFTRYISVVE
- the efeB gene encoding iron uptake transporter deferrochelatase/peroxidase subunit → MTEPFNSNQNEGKPNIDAKKISRRDLLRLAGVGGAGLLLGAAGVGGLFQTQERSAAKPASKAVKADKDQIVSFYGKHQAGITTPAQDFILFAAFDLTASTLDEVRKLFQAWTSAAASMTNGEMLGKTNDNLNLPPSDTGEAEGLLPSRTTITFGVGSSFFDARYGLASNRPAALADMPAFGGDELREEWSGGDIGVQVNANDMQIAFHAIRNLARIARGKAVLRWTQEGFQRTSGADPANATPRNLMGFRDGTGNPDVNDDGEMNKVVWAAAADGTPWMDKGSYMVVRRIRMRIEVWDRSTLGDQESTFGRHRDSGAPLGGAHEFDKLDLEKKDEKGKPVLPMNSHVRLAHGDGSVKILRRSYSYSSGMDHKTGQLDAGLLFICFNRDSRKQFIPMQTKLGQSDLMNEYVVHTGSAMFACFPGVREGGYIGETLF
- a CDS encoding glycosyl hydrolase family 18 protein, whose product is MRKRKGLIAACLLVVLVGAAMYFSNLTNRAKKAEQSSIEDVQQAAANVLPELSAWIVDWQWKQGIEDLSIIKGELTSLQLFAAYFDYKDSLYFTDKFQQALPEIMKIYKKNEQMQLYLTVVNDQFKENGESVQKDSSLIKRLVETEKSRKKHVDELIAAVDQFGLNGIEIDYERVEEEDWERMLLFYSELHTRLQKSGKSLRIILEPRAPIEQLKLPEGPEYVMMAYNLYGSHSEPGPKADEAFIEQLATRMEVLPGSPYMAFSVGGFDWHEDGKVEALTEERAGLLLKQTGSKAQRDQASGSMFFEYTDAEANNMKHTVWYADEVTLSRWINTAKANGISKAAIWRLGEIEMESLTNLKLYMQ